Proteins encoded together in one Miscanthus floridulus cultivar M001 unplaced genomic scaffold, ASM1932011v1 os_1712_1, whole genome shotgun sequence window:
- the LOC136534249 gene encoding glycosyltransferase BC10-like — MHIILFPGSCFQYVESKGQAMNDVNKAMAVSHSHIGGKLLNVVPMLLLFSLGFVLGVTSNSKFPNFYLSSVAPSPSPSPPPVPSSPPPAPLPPQNPQVGLARFLEPPSAMHNMTDEELLWWASMTPKVRSTPYHRAPKVAFLFLARGDLLLRTLWEKFFAGHEGLYSIYVHTDPSYTGSPPEDSVFYGRMIPSQKTMWGDVSLVAAERRLLANALLDLGNERFALLSETCIPLYNFSTVYAVLTGTNTSFVDVIVTPARYNDLFAERNNITVAQWRKGEEWFEMDRALALEVISDGTYFPTFRERCVGQAACLMDEHYVPTLLSVLRWPRSANRTLTFTDWKRRDGLFHPHRHGAEEVTAELVEEIRGGARSGRNCSAYHDGATGVCFLFARKFSPDTLQPLLQLAPKVMGFG, encoded by the exons ATGCACATTATATTATTCCCAGGATCCTGCTTCCAGTATGTTGAGTCGAAAG GCCAAGCCATGAACGACGTAAACAAAGCCATGGCTGTGTCTCACTCTCACATAGGCGGGAAGCTCCTCAATGTGGTGCCTATGCTTCTTCTCTTCTCCTTGGGATTTGTGCTCGGCGTGACCTCCAACTCCAAGTTCCCAAACTTCTACCTCTCCTCCGTCGCGCCATCGCCCTCTCCGTCGCCACCTCCGGTACCATCTTCACCACCTCCGGCGCCGCTGCCACCGCAAAACCCACAAGTGGGGCTGGCACGCTTCCTGGAGCCGCCCAGCGCCATGCACAACATGACCGACGAGGAGCTGCTGTGGTGGGCGTCCATGACGCCCAAGGTCCGCAGCACGCCGTACCACCGCGCGCCCAAGGTTGCCTTCTTGTTCCTGGCGAGAGGGGACCTGCTGCTGCGGACGTTGTGGGAGAAGTTCTTCGCGGGGCACGAAGGCCTGTACTCCATTTACGTGCACACCGATCCTTCCTACACCGGCTCGCCGCCGGAGGACTCCGTCTTCTACGGTCGCATGATCCCAAGCCAG AAAACGATGTGGGGAGACGTGAGCCTGGTGGCCGCGGAGCGCCGGCTGCTGGCGAACGCGCTCCTGGACCTCGGCAACGAGCGGTTCGCGCTGCTCTCCGAGACGTGCATCCCCCTCTACAACTTCAGCACCGTGTACGCCGTGCTCACCGGCACCAACACCAGCTTCGTGGACGTGATCGTCACCCCGGCGCGCTACAACGACCTGTTCGCGGAGCGCAACAACATCACCGTGGCGCAGTGGCGCAAGGGCGAGGAGTGGTTCGAGATGGACCGCGCGCTGGCGCTGGAGGTCATCTCCGACGGCACCTACTTCCCCACGTTCCGCGAGCGCTGCGTGGGGCAGGCGGCCTGCCTCATGGACGAGCACTACGTGCCGACGCTGCTGAGCGTGCTGCGGTGGCCGCGGAGCGCCAACCGGACGCTCACGTTCACGGACTGGAAGCGCCGGGATGGGCTGTTCCACCCGCACAGGCACGGCGCGGAGGAGGTGACGGCGGAGCTGGTCGAGGAGATCAGGGGAGGCGCGCGCTCCGGCAGGAACTGCAGCGCGTACCACGACGGGGCCACCGGCGTCTGCTTCCTGTTCGCGCGCAAGTTCTCGCCGGACACGCTCCAGCCGCTGCTCCAGTTGGCGCCCAAGGTCATGGGGTTCGGGTGA